A portion of the Archocentrus centrarchus isolate MPI-CPG fArcCen1 chromosome 19, fArcCen1, whole genome shotgun sequence genome contains these proteins:
- the sost gene encoding sclerostin, whose protein sequence is MQVSVALLVSSSAFLLLQGCCTAVKGWKVLKNDGTEILPEDRENTRTPLEAILQPTNGNNNNNSNAVNNRAKNGGRTANTVSYSASEVSCRELRSTRYITDGSCRSAKPIRELVCSGQCLPAHLMPNSILRGKWWRSSASDYRCIPAHSRTRRVQLQCPNGNTRTYKIRVVTSCKCKRFRPHHNQSVAKEVPKTQRSRKHSRLSQDRSKKNTPLTGNSY, encoded by the exons ATGCAGGTGTCTGTGGCCCTCCTCGTCTCCAGCTCGGCTTTCCTGCTGCTCCAGGGATGCTGCACCGCTGTGAAGGGATGGAAGGTATTAAAAAATGATGGCACGGAGATTTTACCAGAGGACAGAGAAAATACTCGGACACCGCTGGAGGCAATACTACAGCCGACCAACggcaacaataacaacaacagcaacgcTGTGAATAACAGGGCAAAAAACGGCGGACGGACGGCAAACACAGTTTCCTACA GTGCCTCGGAGGTGAGCTGCAGGGAGCTGCGTTCGACCCGTTACATCACCGACGGCTCTTGCCGCAGTGCCAAGCCTATCCGAGAGCTGGTGTGCTCGGGCCAGTGCCTGCCCGCGCACCTCATGCCGAACTCCATCCTCCGTGGCAAGTGGTGGAGGAGCAGCGCCTCGGACTACCGTTGCATCCCGGCGCACTCCCGGACACGCAGGGTGCAGCTGCAGTGTCCCAACGGCAACACTCGGACATACAAAATCCGTGTGGTCACCTCCTGCAAGTGCAAGCGTTTCAGGCCACACCACAACCAGTCAGTGGCTAAGGAGGTCCCGAAGACGCAACGCAGCAGGAAGCACAGTCGTTTGTCTCAAGATCGGAGCAAGAAGAACACGCCTCTAACGGGCAACTCGTACTGA